The following nucleotide sequence is from Mesobacillus jeotgali.
AGAGGAGCTGATTGGCAAGGAACCTGCGATACTTAGAAATGAGGTTCAGCCACCAATATATAAAGGGTCTATCCAAGTCAGGACAGTAGAAAGAAATGAGCAAATCAGCAAGGGGTTAAGCAGGCAAAAGGAGCATTTTACCCGGATACAGGACAGCAGAGTCTGAGTGAATTTCGATAAACCACTTTTCAAAGTTATACTCCAGAGAGTAAAATGGTAAAAGATTCTTATAATCGGTTCCATTTTAATAAAGCGGGCACTGGATGTTGTGAAGGATTTGCACAGTGGCGCATAAAGGAGATGCATCGGATGCTGAAACGTTTCGGGCTAATATTGTTAAGCCTTCTTTTGCTTGGGGGATGCGGACAACCACTAGCAACTGGCAAGGTGGAGAAAGTCGGCCTGTTGGTGCCTGAAACTATTAATGATCAGGTGTGGGGGACGAAAGGATATCGTGGACTTCTGCAAATCCAATCCAGCCTGGAGGTTGATGTCTTTTTCAAAGAAGGAATGAATTCGCAGGAAGCTGTAGAGGCTGCGGTGAGGGAGTTTGACAGGCAGGGAGTCAACCTTATTTATGGGCATGGAAATGAATACGCAGCCTATTTCAATAAAATTTCAGGGGAATATCCTGATATACATTTCATTAGCTTTAATGGGGATGCCAGGGCAAAAAATACGACAAGCTTGAATTTTAAGGCATATGCCATGGGCTTTTTTGGCGGAATGGTCGCGAGCCACATGTCTGAAACCGGCAAAGTCGGAATCATTGCAGCATATGAATGGCAGCCTGAAGTGGAAGGCTTTTACGATGGAGCAATCTTTGAAAACGAAGATATGAAGGTGGACATACGTTATGTTGGGCACTGGGATGACCAAAAAAAGGCACTCGATGTCCTGGATGATGTTCTGGATGACGGAGCTGATGTCATATATCCTGCTGGAGATGGGTATAATGTACCTGTCATTGAAAGAGTAAAGGACCGAGGCTTGTATATTATCGGTTATATTTCAGACCAGTCGGATTTCGGTGAATCGACGGTATTGACGAGTACTGTCCAGCATGTTGATGACTTGTATGAATTGACGGCCGATAAGTTTAATAATGGGGAGCTTAAATCTGGCAACCTGTCATTCGACTTTCAGGATGGTGTTATTTCTCTGGGGAAGTTCAGTCCTAAAGTCGATGCCAACTTCAGGGAAAGAGTAGGCACTTATATTAACTCTTATAAAGAAAACGGTAAATTGCCCAACCAGTAATTATTATTAAAGGAGACAATAGACATGCAAAGCAATGACAAAACGATGGAGTTCATGCAAATTGCCATGAAGTACCTTCCGGAAGCGCAGCAAAAACTACAGGAGGCAGGCATTGAGTTGACTATGGACAACCTGCAGCCATTTTTCACGCTTTTCACAAATGTAATGAATGAAGCTTATGAGCTTGGAAAAGCTGATGCTGCAAAGGAATAATATACATATAGGAAAAGCTGAGGCTCGCCTCAGCTTTTGTTTTTATCCATAAAATGATCAAAAAGTGGTTTAACCTTTCCCACTAGCGGCTTGAGCTCTCTGGCTGATGTGATCAGTGTATCTACATGGTACATCACTTCATCTAAATCGATTTGTCCCAGATACTTGTTGAGGGGAGAATCATTTTTCTCACTTTGCTCACTTGAATCTTCTTTGTATCTTGGCTGCCCGAACATAAAATGATCGAAATGCGAATTCTCCCGCTCTCGTTGATCGGGACTCTCTTCATTCTCTCTCTTTAGCCTGAAACCAAATAAGTCTCTGTCTCTTCCATCCTCCAATTTCACTCCCACCTTTCTATTTTTCTATTTATTTTCAGATTGTAAGCAACTGGTTAGACTGGCTTATTTTAATCTGCCTTGCGCGTTGAAGAAATGCCCAAAAGCAAAGGTCTTCACTGTAGTTTATGATTCATATGGCCACATGGACTAGGGCATGTGCGGAAATCTCAATTTTCAGTTGCAGATAGAGAGCAGTTTCTGATAAAATTAGTACCAAGTCATAATATTTGATAATAATAATTTTAGCGAAAATAGACAGAATCCAAGATAAAAGGAGATGGATCCCATGAATGCAGGGATAATTGGGGTTGGGCGGTATTTGCCGGAGGAAGTGGTAACAAATCTTGATTTAGAAAAGAGGATGGATACTTCGGACGAGTGGATCCGGTCCAGGACAGGGATTGAAGAAAGAAGAATAGCAGGCGATGATATGGATACCTCGGATTTAGCCTATCGTGCTGCAGCGGAGGCAATCAGCAATGCTGGAATTTCAGCTGAAGAGATCGACTTGATTCTTGTTGCGACAGTTACGCCGGATCAGCCATTTCCTACCGTCTCGTGCATGCTCCAGGATCAGCTTGGGGCGAAAAAGGCGGCCGCCATGGACCTGAGTGCTGCGTGCGCGGGATTCATGTATGGAATGGTTACCGGAAAGCAATTTATTGAAGCTGGCACTTATAAGTATGTTTTAATAGTAGGTGTAGAAAAGCTTTCCAAGATAACCGATTGGAAAGATCGTAACACAGCCGTGCTTTTTGGTGATGGAGCCGGCGCGGTTGTCATGGGACCTGTTTCTGACGGTAAAGGAGTTCTTTCATTCGAGTTAGGCTCTGACGGTTCCGGCGGAAAGCATCTGTATCAGGATGATTATATTGTTATGAATGGCCGTGAAGTGTTTAAATTTGCGGTTAGGCAAATGGGTGAAAGCAGCGTCAATGTCCTTGAAAAAGCTGGACTATCAAAAGAGGATGTTGATTTCCTAATTCCTCATCAGGCAAATATCAGGATCATGGAATCAGCCCGACAGCGACTTGAGCTTCCAGTAGAAAAAATGTCAAAGACCGTCCATAAATACGGAAATACATCAGCCGCGTCAATTCCGATCTCGCTTTTTGAAGAGTTGGAAGCAGGGAAAATCAAGGACGGCGATGTAGTGGTAATGGTTGGCTTTGGCGGCGGGTTGACATGGGGCGCGATCGCCATGCGCTGGGGTCTATAAACAGATTATTAGATGAACTTTATATTATAGATAAAGGAGATGCAATAATGATGGAGAAACGCAGAGTCGTTGTTACTGGTATCGGGGCTGTAACGCCTCTTGGAAATGACGCGGGAACAACCTGGAATAATATACTTGAAGGTGTATCGGGAATTGGCCCGGTTACGAGACTGAATGCCGATGATTTCCCAGCAAAGGTTGCAGCAGAGGTTAAGGAATTCAATGTTGAAAACTTTATTGACCGTAAAGATGCAAGAAAGATGGACCGCTTTACTCATTATGCTGTTGCCGCTTCATTGATGGCCGTGAAAGATTCAGAACTTGAAATCACGGATGAAAACGCTCCGCGAGTAGGTGTATGGATCGGTTCAGGTATCGGCGGGATGGAGACATTTGAACAGCAGCACGAAACGTTCATGAACAGAGGATATCGCAGGGTCAGCCCATTCTTCGTGCCGATGATGATTCCTGATATGGCAACTGGACAGGTATCCATCACACTTGGCGCGAGAGGCTTTAACTCTTGTACAGTCACAGCATGTGCAACTGGAACTAACTCAATTGGGGATGCCTTCAAGGTTATCCAGCGCGGTGACGCTGACGTAATGGTTACTGGCGGGGCAGAAGCGCCGATTACAAGAATGTCTTTCGCAGGCTTCTGTGCAAATACAGCGCTATCTACCAATCAGGATCCGCAAAAAGCGAGCAGGCCTTTTGATAAAAATCGCGATGGATTTGTTATGGGCGAGGGCGCGGGAATTGTTGTTCTTGAAGACCTGGAGCACGCTTTGGCCCGTGGAGCAAAAATCTATGCTGAAATCGTAGGTTATGGTGCTACCGGCGATGCCTATCACATTACCGCACCAGCTCCTGAAGGGGAAGGCGGAGCAAGAGCAATGAAAATGGCTCTTGACGATGCAGGCCTTGCACCAGAAGAAGTAGGTTACATTAACGCCCACGGAACAAGTACTGAATATAATGATAAATATGAAACAATGGCCATCAAATCCGTATTTGGAGAGCATGCATACAAGCTTTCAGTCAGTTCAACCAAATCAATGACAGGCCACTTGCTTGGAGCAGCAGGCGGGATTGAAGCGATTTTCACGGTTTTGGCTTTGAATGAAGGGATCCTGCCTCCAACCATCAACCTGGAAACACCTGATCCAGACTGTGATCTCGATTATGTGCCAAATGCAGCACGCAAGCAGCAGGTAAATGCTGCAATCAGCAACTCACTGGGCTTCGGCGGCCACAACGCAACGATTGCTTTCAGAAAATACGAAGGATAATGGAATACGAGGGAGAGACCCTCGCAATATAGAAGCAGAAACCCTGTTTAGTTATCGGGTTTCTGCTTTTTATTTTGTATTTGGCATTGGTGCGGAGCAATTGATGTTGGGCGATTCCACGTTTTTTCGCTGGTTTGTGAATTTTGGTGAATGGATCCACACTGCATTACCCGAAAATGCTTCAGAATATATTTTTCGGTTAAAGAAACGTATCTTCATTACCCGAAAATGCTTCAGAATATATTTTTCGGTAAAAGAAACATGTCTGCATTACCCGAAAATGCTCCAGAATATATTTTTCGGTAAAAGAAACGAGTCTTCATTACCCGAAAATGCTTCAGAATATATTTTTCGGTAAAAGAAACGAGTCTGCATTGCCCGAAAATGCTCCAGAATATATTTTTCGGTAAAAGAAACGGGTCTGCATTGCCCGAAAGCACTTTCGCTCTCGTATTTCGGTAAAAGCAACCCCCGTTACTCCCTGTCCTTTAGCTACCCGAGCTTTACTTCTGAAAAAAAGGAAAAATTTCGCACCCCAACCTAGACTAAAAAATACCCAAATCTATTTTCTTGAAAAAGTATTTTTCCTTCAAAAAGCATGCATTTAAAAAATGACTACGGAATATTGTCTTAAAAAAAGTAATGAAAGTGTAATAAAAGAACTACGTCTCTAATAATTAATAATTATCAGAATCTTTAACTGGTCAGAAAGTCAATTCTCTTTATATCAATTTCATGGGATAGGCGGTGTGCAAGAAACGTGACAGCCTTATTGGAACTAAAGAATCTAAAAACCTATTTTAAAAGGAAAAAGACAGTGATTCCAGCAGTAGACGGAGTGGACCTTGTGATTAATAAAGGGGAAACTGTCGCATTGGTGGGGGAGTCGGGGTCTGGAAAAAGTATTACTTCTCTATCTATCATGCGATTGATTCCTAGTCCGCCAGGGGAAATTGTGGACGGGCAGATCCAGTTTGATGGCCGGGATCTTGTCAAAGCCAGCGAGGAAGAAATGTGCAGGATTCGCGGCAATGACATTTCGATGATTTTCCAGGAGCCGATGACATCGCTGAATCCTGTGCTTACCATCGGGGAACAAATCACGGAGGTCCTGACATATCATCAGGGATTGAACCAGGCGATGGCCAAGAAAAAGGCAATCGATATGCTCGAACTAGTTGGTTTTTCCCGTGCGAAGGAAATCATCAATGATTATCCGCATCGGCTTTCGGGGGGCATGCGCCAGCGGGTGATGATTGCGATGGCGATGAGCTGTAATCCGAAGCTGTTGATTGCGGATGAGCCGACTACAGCATTGGACGTGACCATACAGGCGCAAATCCTGGACTTGATGAAGGATTTGAGCACGAAGTTCAATACCTCCATCTTGATTATTACACATGACCTCGGAGTGGTTTCTGATGTCGCTGACCGGGTTGTCGTCATGTATGCAGGCCAGGTCGTAGAAGAAGCAATGGTGGAAGACCTGTTTGAAAACCCACTTCATCCTTATACAAATGGTCTGATGGGTTCAATTCCATCGATAGACGAGGATCATGCGCGGCTTGTCTCAATCGAAGGAAATGTACCATCACCCGAGAATCTGCCAAAAGGCTGCCGTTTTGCCCCACGCTGCCCGCATGCTTTTGACCGCTGCTACAGTGAAATGCCAAGTCTTATGAGGAAGTACAACACCAGGTCTGTAAGGTGCTTTTTACATGATGGCAAGGAGGGGGAGAAATGATCTCAACAAATGAATCTCTTGAAAATAAAACATTAAAGAATAGCTCCGAAACCTTGCTTGAATTACAGGACCTAAAGAAACACTTTCCTATCAAATCTGGTTTGCTGCAAAAGACAGTTGGTCATATAAAGGCAGTTGACGGAATAAATTTGAAGGTGAATAAAGGAGAGACATTAGGAATCGTGGGAGAATCAGGCTGCGGCAAATCGACTGTCGGAAGAACGATTATCCGACTCTATGAACCTACTGATGGAAAAATCATCTTCAATGGCCAGGATATCTCCCATCTGTCAGAGAGCGATTTGAGGAAAGATGTACGTAAAAATATCCAGATGATTTTCCAGGATCCCTTTGCTTCGCTCAATCCGCGGAAAACGTTGAGATCGATCATCAGGGAACCGCTCGATACCCACCAAATATTTAAAGGCAAAGAACGGGATGCACATGTTGAGGGTTTATTGGAAAAGGTAGGACTTAATGCTTCCTTTATCAATCGTTATCCACATGAATTTTCGGGGGGGCAGAGACAGAGGATCGGGATAGCCAGAACACTGGCGTTGAACCCGGAATTAATTATAGCTGATGAAGCAGTTTCTGCACTGGATGTCTCCATTCAGGCACAAATCATCAATTTGATGGAGGACCTTCAGGAAGAATTCGGCCTTACTTATATCTTTATATCTCATGACCTAAGTGTTGTCAGGCATATAAGCGACCGGGTAGGGGTTATGTACCTAGGAAAAATGATGGAGCTTGCCTCCAAGAAAGAGCTTTATGCAGAACCGCTCCATCCGTATACACAGGCGTTGCTTTCAGCTGTGCCGGTGCCCAGGAAGAAAGGTGTCATGAAGAGGGAGCGGATTATTTTAAAAGGTGAGCTGCCAAGCCCGGCAAACCCGCCAAAAGGGTGTGTCTTCCATACAAGGTGCCCAGCCGCATTTGACCTTTGCAAACAAGTGAACCCGGACTTCAAAGAAGTCAAGAGCAATCATTTTGTTGCCTGCCATCTTTATACATAGGGCAGCTGCAGGATTTGAAGGGGGGAGATAGGAACACCTTTCTGCTTGTCTTAAAAACTAGTAAAAAAATTTAAGGGGGAAAAAATGTGAAATTAAGAAAAGCTTCCTGGTTGTTAATCAGTCTTACCCTGATTCTGTCAATCTTCCTGACTGCATGTACAGGAAATCAAGCTGATGATCCGAAAGAAACTCCTGGAGATGATGGCAAAAAAGAAGAAGAGCAGGCCACAGGTCCGCAGCAAGGCGGGGATTTGATCATTGGTTCCACTGGTGCACCAACAGTTTTCAACCCGCTTTACTCAACTGATACGTCAAGCTCTGACATTGAAGGGTTCATTTTTGACAGTCTTGTATCATCCGATACGGAATTCAATCCGACGATGAGCATGGCTGAGTCAATTGATATCTCTGAAGATGGCCTGACATTTACGGCAAAATTGAAACAGGGAATCAAATGGCATGACGGAGAAGAGTTTACTGCGGATGACGTTGTATTCACTTTCAGCATTCCAAAAGACCCTGATTATAATGGTGAGCGCGGATCAGCTTTCGAAGCAATGGAATCCGTCAAGAAAATTGATGACTATACTGTTGAGTTCAAGCTGAGCAAGAAGGATGCTTCCTTCTATCCAGTATCACTAAGCTATTACATCCTGCCTGAGCATATCCTTAAGGGTGTTCCTGTTGCCGAGCTGGGTGAACATGAATTCAATACGAAGAGCCCGATTGGTACTGGTCCGTTCAAATTCGTTGAATGGAAAGACGGAGAGTATGTAAAAGTTGAAGCGTTCGATGATTACTTCCAAGGCCGTCCGTACCTGGATACACTTACTTATAAAATCGTTCCTGATATGGATGCCATGATTGCGCAAATCCAGGCTGGTGATATCCATTTTGCAGCTGGAGTTCCAGGAACAGATATTGAAACCGTCAAGTCATTCCCAGGTGTTAAAGTGGAGTCTGGCCTTGGTCTTTCATACACATATCTGGGATACAACCAAAAGAATGAACTGTTCAAAGACAAAAAAGTCCGTCAGGCAATCACTCACGCAATTGACAGGGAAGCAATCGTCAGCTCTGTCATGAACGGAGACGGGAAAGTGGCGCATGTTCCGGAAAGTCCACTATCGTTCGCATACAATGAAGATGTTCCGAAATTTGAATTTGACGTTGAAAAAGCAAAGTCATTACTGGCTGAAGCTGGCTGGAAGGATTCAGATGGCGACGGAATTCTAGATAAGGACGGCAAGAAATTCTCCTTCACGGTAAAAACAAACCAGGGTAACAAAGTAAGGGAAGATATTGTCGTGGTCCTTCAGGAGCAATTGAAGGAAGTAGGAATCGAAGCGAAGCCTGAAATCGTTGAATGGAGCGCGTTCATCGAGCAAATCTCTGCGCCGAACTGGAATTACGACGCGCTTGTTCTTGGATGGAGCTTGTCTACATTCCCGGATCAGTATGATATTTTCCACACTAGCCAGATGGAAGCGGGCCTGAACTTCGTATGGTACTCGAATCCTGAAGCGGATAAGCTGATGGAAGAAGCGAAGCAGATTCTTGATCAGGATGAGTACAAAGCAGCATATGCCGACATTTATAAGATGCTGGCAGAAGACCAGCCATACACATTCCTGTATTATCCAAATGTCCACAGGGTCATGCCGGCTAATCTGGAAGGCTATGTGTTCCACGCGAAGGATGATTTTTATGATATCTCCAAGTGGTGGCTGAAACAATAGGATCAGGATGGGAGGGAAGGGAAAATCCCTTCCCTTTCAAATTTAATTATCTCTTATTACTAAAAGGAGAATTGCCATGCTTTCATATATCATTCGCCGAGTACTGATGGCCATTCCTTTGCTGCTGGGCATTACCATCGTCTCTTTTGCCATCATGAAGCTGGCCCCTGGGGATCCTGCCAGCTTGATGATGGATCCGACGATCAGCCCTGAGGACAAGGCCAGGTTCATGGAGAGATACGGTCTCAACGATCCGGTTCATATTCAGTATTTAAAATGGCTGGGAGCCATGCTTCAAGGGGATTTTGGTACATCACTGATCCGCAAAGGGGTTCCTGTAATGGAAATGATCATGAACAGGATGCCGAATACGATTTTATTGATGGTCGTTTCGACTCTCCTGGCATTGCTGATTTCCATTCCATTTGGAATCATTTCGGCCACAAGACCTTATTCGAAACTTGACTATACTGTAACCGTTACATCATTCCTTGGTGTAGCAACCCCAAACTTCTTTCTGGGCTTGATCCTGATTATGGTTTTTGCCGTTCAGAATAACTGGTTCCCAACAGGAGGGGTGGCGACCCTGAATGCCCCGTTCAGCCTCTGGGACAGGATCCACCACTTGATCATGCCGGCATTCGTTCTGGCAGCGGCAGACATGGCAGGGCTGACTAGGTATACAAGGTCGAGCATGATGGAAGTGATTAAGCAGGATTATATGAGGACTGCTAGAGCGAAGGGATTCAAGGAGAACAAAGTCATCTATAAACACGGCCTTCGAAATGGGTTGATTCCGGTCATCACGATTTTTGGCCTGATGATTCCTTCATTCATTGGCGGAGCGGTCATTGTTGAAAAAATCTTTACCTGGCCGGGAATTGGCTTGTTATTCGTAGATTCTGCGTTCCAGCGGGATTATCCTGTACTGATGGGATTAACTGTCATTTCGGCGGTTTTCGTCGTGATCGGTAATTTGATCGCAGACATCCTGTACGCAATCTTTGATCCAAGGATCGAGTATTAAGGGGAGGTAAACATGGCAAAAACAAATCTAGCTGGAAATCAATCTGGCAGCCTGGAATTGCACGGTGTTAACACCTCGCATGACACAATGCTTGGAATCATAGTCAGGAAATTTGTGAGAAACAAGCTTGCCGTTTTTGGCGGTATTTTTCTGATCATCATTATAGCTGCTGCTCTGTTAGCGCCAATAATTGCCCCGTACTCACCTTCCAAGCAGAACCTGCTTTTAAAACTGCAGCCGCCGAACAGTGAGCACTGGCTCGGGACGGACAGGTTTGGCAGGGATGTGTTTTCAAGACTTTTATTCGGAGCAAGAATTTCTTTATTGGTCGGATTTGCCTCTGTACTTGGCTCGATAACGATAGGAACCTTCCTCGGAGCTGTCGCAGGCTATGTTGGCGGGATTGTTGATGCCATGATCATGAGGTTTGTCGATATCATCCTGTCAATCCCATCCATCTTCTTATTGATTACGCTGGTTACGATTTTCAAGCCGGGAGTGGATAAGCTGATTTTAATCTTCGCGCTTTTGGGGTGGACAACTACTGCACGACTTGTCAGAGGTGAATTCCTTTCATTAAGGTCGAGAGAGTTTGTCCTGGCATCCAAGACGATAGGTACAAAGACGCCAACAATCATTTTCTCACATATCCTGCCGAATGCAATGGGCCCGATCATCGTCTCGGCAACACTGGCAGTTGGCTATGTCATTTTGGCCGAATCAGGATTGAGCTATTTGGGTCTTGGAATACAGCCGCCGCACGCAAGCTGGGGGAATATGCTCCAGGACGCACAGAATTTTACGATTCTCTTGAAATCATGGTGGTATCCGCTAGCGCCGGGGTTAATGATCCTGTTGACCGTCATTTGTTTCAACTTTGTCGGCGATGGTCTGAGGGATGCGCTCGATCCGAAGATAAACGAGTAATATTTAATCTTAAGCTGGAATCAGGAAAACATATAGTTACTGTA
It contains:
- a CDS encoding ABC transporter ATP-binding protein, which produces MISTNESLENKTLKNSSETLLELQDLKKHFPIKSGLLQKTVGHIKAVDGINLKVNKGETLGIVGESGCGKSTVGRTIIRLYEPTDGKIIFNGQDISHLSESDLRKDVRKNIQMIFQDPFASLNPRKTLRSIIREPLDTHQIFKGKERDAHVEGLLEKVGLNASFINRYPHEFSGGQRQRIGIARTLALNPELIIADEAVSALDVSIQAQIINLMEDLQEEFGLTYIFISHDLSVVRHISDRVGVMYLGKMMELASKKELYAEPLHPYTQALLSAVPVPRKKGVMKRERIILKGELPSPANPPKGCVFHTRCPAAFDLCKQVNPDFKEVKSNHFVACHLYT
- a CDS encoding BMP family ABC transporter substrate-binding protein, which encodes MLKRFGLILLSLLLLGGCGQPLATGKVEKVGLLVPETINDQVWGTKGYRGLLQIQSSLEVDVFFKEGMNSQEAVEAAVREFDRQGVNLIYGHGNEYAAYFNKISGEYPDIHFISFNGDARAKNTTSLNFKAYAMGFFGGMVASHMSETGKVGIIAAYEWQPEVEGFYDGAIFENEDMKVDIRYVGHWDDQKKALDVLDDVLDDGADVIYPAGDGYNVPVIERVKDRGLYIIGYISDQSDFGESTVLTSTVQHVDDLYELTADKFNNGELKSGNLSFDFQDGVISLGKFSPKVDANFRERVGTYINSYKENGKLPNQ
- a CDS encoding ABC transporter permease; the encoded protein is MLSYIIRRVLMAIPLLLGITIVSFAIMKLAPGDPASLMMDPTISPEDKARFMERYGLNDPVHIQYLKWLGAMLQGDFGTSLIRKGVPVMEMIMNRMPNTILLMVVSTLLALLISIPFGIISATRPYSKLDYTVTVTSFLGVATPNFFLGLILIMVFAVQNNWFPTGGVATLNAPFSLWDRIHHLIMPAFVLAAADMAGLTRYTRSSMMEVIKQDYMRTARAKGFKENKVIYKHGLRNGLIPVITIFGLMIPSFIGGAVIVEKIFTWPGIGLLFVDSAFQRDYPVLMGLTVISAVFVVIGNLIADILYAIFDPRIEY
- a CDS encoding ABC transporter ATP-binding protein; protein product: MTALLELKNLKTYFKRKKTVIPAVDGVDLVINKGETVALVGESGSGKSITSLSIMRLIPSPPGEIVDGQIQFDGRDLVKASEEEMCRIRGNDISMIFQEPMTSLNPVLTIGEQITEVLTYHQGLNQAMAKKKAIDMLELVGFSRAKEIINDYPHRLSGGMRQRVMIAMAMSCNPKLLIADEPTTALDVTIQAQILDLMKDLSTKFNTSILIITHDLGVVSDVADRVVVMYAGQVVEEAMVEDLFENPLHPYTNGLMGSIPSIDEDHARLVSIEGNVPSPENLPKGCRFAPRCPHAFDRCYSEMPSLMRKYNTRSVRCFLHDGKEGEK
- a CDS encoding peptide-binding protein, with amino-acid sequence MKLRKASWLLISLTLILSIFLTACTGNQADDPKETPGDDGKKEEEQATGPQQGGDLIIGSTGAPTVFNPLYSTDTSSSDIEGFIFDSLVSSDTEFNPTMSMAESIDISEDGLTFTAKLKQGIKWHDGEEFTADDVVFTFSIPKDPDYNGERGSAFEAMESVKKIDDYTVEFKLSKKDASFYPVSLSYYILPEHILKGVPVAELGEHEFNTKSPIGTGPFKFVEWKDGEYVKVEAFDDYFQGRPYLDTLTYKIVPDMDAMIAQIQAGDIHFAAGVPGTDIETVKSFPGVKVESGLGLSYTYLGYNQKNELFKDKKVRQAITHAIDREAIVSSVMNGDGKVAHVPESPLSFAYNEDVPKFEFDVEKAKSLLAEAGWKDSDGDGILDKDGKKFSFTVKTNQGNKVREDIVVVLQEQLKEVGIEAKPEIVEWSAFIEQISAPNWNYDALVLGWSLSTFPDQYDIFHTSQMEAGLNFVWYSNPEADKLMEEAKQILDQDEYKAAYADIYKMLAEDQPYTFLYYPNVHRVMPANLEGYVFHAKDDFYDISKWWLKQ
- the opp4C gene encoding oligopeptide ABC transporter permease, whose amino-acid sequence is MAKTNLAGNQSGSLELHGVNTSHDTMLGIIVRKFVRNKLAVFGGIFLIIIIAAALLAPIIAPYSPSKQNLLLKLQPPNSEHWLGTDRFGRDVFSRLLFGARISLLVGFASVLGSITIGTFLGAVAGYVGGIVDAMIMRFVDIILSIPSIFLLITLVTIFKPGVDKLILIFALLGWTTTARLVRGEFLSLRSREFVLASKTIGTKTPTIIFSHILPNAMGPIIVSATLAVGYVILAESGLSYLGLGIQPPHASWGNMLQDAQNFTILLKSWWYPLAPGLMILLTVICFNFVGDGLRDALDPKINE
- a CDS encoding beta-ketoacyl-ACP synthase III codes for the protein MNAGIIGVGRYLPEEVVTNLDLEKRMDTSDEWIRSRTGIEERRIAGDDMDTSDLAYRAAAEAISNAGISAEEIDLILVATVTPDQPFPTVSCMLQDQLGAKKAAAMDLSAACAGFMYGMVTGKQFIEAGTYKYVLIVGVEKLSKITDWKDRNTAVLFGDGAGAVVMGPVSDGKGVLSFELGSDGSGGKHLYQDDYIVMNGREVFKFAVRQMGESSVNVLEKAGLSKEDVDFLIPHQANIRIMESARQRLELPVEKMSKTVHKYGNTSAASIPISLFEELEAGKIKDGDVVVMVGFGGGLTWGAIAMRWGL
- the fabF gene encoding beta-ketoacyl-ACP synthase II, which codes for MEKRRVVVTGIGAVTPLGNDAGTTWNNILEGVSGIGPVTRLNADDFPAKVAAEVKEFNVENFIDRKDARKMDRFTHYAVAASLMAVKDSELEITDENAPRVGVWIGSGIGGMETFEQQHETFMNRGYRRVSPFFVPMMIPDMATGQVSITLGARGFNSCTVTACATGTNSIGDAFKVIQRGDADVMVTGGAEAPITRMSFAGFCANTALSTNQDPQKASRPFDKNRDGFVMGEGAGIVVLEDLEHALARGAKIYAEIVGYGATGDAYHITAPAPEGEGGARAMKMALDDAGLAPEEVGYINAHGTSTEYNDKYETMAIKSVFGEHAYKLSVSSTKSMTGHLLGAAGGIEAIFTVLALNEGILPPTINLETPDPDCDLDYVPNAARKQQVNAAISNSLGFGGHNATIAFRKYEG
- a CDS encoding ComZ family protein translates to MQSNDKTMEFMQIAMKYLPEAQQKLQEAGIELTMDNLQPFFTLFTNVMNEAYELGKADAAKE